One genomic window of Sphingopyxis sp. OPL5 includes the following:
- the aroB gene encoding 3-dehydroquinate synthase gives MERLTVELGSRSYPILIGDGLIRDIGTHVAPLLKRPRTMIVTDDHVAQHYLTSVGASLGAEGISFSSLVLPAGEGSKSWAGLGRLTEWLIGEGVERSDHVIALGGGVIGDLVGFACSIVKRGCAFVQVPTTLLAQVDSSVGGKTAINVAAGKNLIGAFHQPALVLIDPTTLATLPRRELGAGYAEVVKYGLIDDPTFFAWCEANGAALLAGDSAARHKAIAHSVSAKARIVAADERETQDIRALLNLGHSFGHALEAETGYSDRLLHGEAVAAGMVLAHQFSAANGLCPPEDAARVRDHLASVDLPHSLASAGVNSDGATLAAHMAHDKKVRGGKLPLILTRGIGQSFVTEDYGLDKVAAFLDGADAA, from the coding sequence ATGGAACGCCTGACCGTCGAACTCGGCAGCCGCAGCTATCCGATCCTGATCGGCGACGGCCTGATCCGCGACATCGGCACTCATGTCGCGCCGCTGCTCAAGCGCCCGCGCACGATGATCGTCACCGACGACCATGTCGCGCAGCACTATCTGACGTCAGTCGGCGCCTCGCTCGGCGCCGAAGGCATTTCCTTCTCCTCGCTGGTCCTGCCGGCGGGCGAGGGCAGCAAGAGCTGGGCCGGCCTCGGCCGCCTCACCGAATGGCTGATCGGCGAGGGCGTGGAACGCAGCGACCATGTCATCGCGCTCGGCGGCGGGGTGATCGGCGACCTCGTCGGTTTCGCGTGCAGCATCGTCAAACGCGGCTGTGCCTTCGTACAGGTGCCGACCACGCTGCTGGCGCAGGTCGACAGCAGCGTCGGCGGTAAGACCGCGATCAACGTCGCGGCGGGCAAGAATCTCATCGGCGCCTTCCACCAGCCCGCGCTCGTCCTGATCGATCCGACGACGCTCGCAACGCTGCCGCGCCGCGAACTCGGCGCGGGCTATGCCGAAGTCGTCAAATATGGCCTGATCGACGATCCCACCTTCTTCGCCTGGTGCGAGGCGAACGGCGCCGCGTTGCTCGCGGGCGACAGCGCCGCCCGGCACAAGGCGATTGCGCACAGCGTATCGGCCAAGGCGCGCATCGTCGCCGCCGACGAGCGCGAAACGCAGGATATCCGCGCGCTGCTCAACCTCGGCCACAGCTTCGGCCACGCGCTCGAGGCCGAGACCGGCTATTCGGACCGACTGCTCCACGGCGAAGCGGTCGCCGCGGGCATGGTGCTGGCGCATCAGTTTTCGGCCGCGAACGGCCTCTGCCCGCCGGAGGACGCCGCCCGCGTCCGTGACCATCTCGCCAGCGTCGACCTGCCGCACAGCCTCGCGAGCGCCGGCGTCAACAGCGACGGCGCGACGCTCGCGGCGCACATGGCGCACGACAAGAAGGTACGCGGCGGCAAGCTGCCGCTGATCCTGACGCGGGGCATCGGCCAAAGCTTCGTGACCGAAGACTATGGCCTCGACAAGGTCGCGGCGTTTCTGGACGGCGCCGACGCCGCCTAG
- a CDS encoding cation:proton antiporter, whose protein sequence is MSLLLLATAASDIAAGNGVATDTMLFEGAILLGVATLFVMIFRRLGLGAVLGYLIAGALVGPHGLGLVGGGESKLAFAEIGIAFLLFLVGLELHPRRLWELRRAIFGLGMAQVVVSGLILTALILATLGFSWQAALALGLPLALSSTAQVLPSLKSSGTINSPFGEKAFSILLFQDLAIVPMITIVAALSRAPADPSAPPGWQMGLYTVGAIAALVLVGRFIVNPLLRLVGRYGERELFVVVGLLVVLASAAFMHSLHLSTALGAFIAGVMLADSPYRHEIEADVEPFRLVLLGLFFLAVGMVLDVGAVMERPWLVLGLAAGLVAVKVGVLTGIARVYGMSWKAALGLGLLLSQGGEFGFLLFTQASDALLIAPEAASLFSAVVTLSMVSTPFLMLFARNLEFAPDRDGQELAGPEDAPRGSALVIGYGRFGQIVSQMLHAVDCSVTLIDKKPSQIELSERFDTKVYFGDGLRLDLLRRAGADDVKLIVYCIDDRSVDAAALRPVVEAFPNAKVLMRVFDRRQLMAIDGAGASGAVREVFESSIALGLMALEQLDIDRREIEDVEAALRHLDEVRLDAQLVDGDLSAGMDHRFQPGGSREGTSILEKLRETRRAAKLAKEEAEGEPFA, encoded by the coding sequence ATGAGCCTGTTGCTGCTCGCGACCGCCGCGTCGGACATCGCGGCCGGCAATGGTGTCGCGACCGACACGATGTTGTTCGAAGGGGCGATCCTGCTCGGCGTCGCGACCCTGTTCGTCATGATCTTTCGCCGCCTCGGCCTCGGTGCGGTGCTCGGCTATCTGATCGCGGGCGCGCTCGTTGGCCCGCATGGGCTGGGGCTGGTCGGTGGCGGCGAATCGAAACTCGCCTTCGCCGAGATCGGCATCGCCTTCCTGCTGTTCCTCGTCGGGCTCGAACTCCATCCGCGCCGCCTGTGGGAACTGCGCCGCGCGATCTTTGGGCTGGGCATGGCGCAGGTCGTGGTGAGCGGGCTGATCCTCACCGCGCTGATCCTCGCGACGCTGGGGTTCAGCTGGCAGGCGGCGCTGGCGCTCGGCCTGCCGCTGGCGCTGTCATCGACCGCGCAGGTCCTGCCCAGCCTCAAATCTTCGGGCACGATCAATTCGCCCTTCGGCGAAAAGGCCTTTTCGATCCTGTTGTTCCAGGATCTCGCGATCGTGCCGATGATCACCATCGTCGCCGCGCTGTCGCGCGCGCCCGCCGACCCGTCGGCGCCGCCGGGATGGCAGATGGGGCTTTATACGGTCGGCGCGATCGCCGCGCTGGTTCTGGTCGGACGCTTCATCGTCAACCCGTTGCTGCGCCTCGTCGGGCGCTATGGCGAGCGCGAGCTGTTCGTCGTCGTCGGGCTGCTGGTGGTGCTGGCGAGCGCGGCCTTCATGCACAGCCTGCATCTGTCGACCGCGCTCGGGGCCTTCATCGCGGGTGTGATGCTCGCCGACTCGCCGTACCGGCACGAGATCGAGGCCGATGTCGAGCCCTTCCGCCTCGTCCTGCTCGGCCTGTTTTTCCTTGCGGTGGGCATGGTGCTCGATGTCGGCGCGGTGATGGAGCGGCCCTGGCTCGTCCTCGGCCTCGCGGCGGGGCTGGTCGCGGTCAAGGTCGGCGTTCTCACCGGGATCGCGCGCGTGTACGGCATGTCGTGGAAGGCCGCGCTCGGCCTCGGTCTGCTGCTCAGCCAGGGCGGCGAGTTCGGTTTCCTGCTCTTCACCCAGGCGTCGGACGCGCTGCTGATCGCCCCCGAGGCAGCGAGCCTGTTCAGCGCGGTGGTGACGCTGTCGATGGTGTCGACGCCCTTCCTGATGCTGTTCGCGCGCAACCTGGAATTCGCGCCCGACCGCGATGGCCAGGAGCTCGCCGGTCCCGAGGATGCGCCGCGCGGATCGGCGCTGGTGATCGGTTATGGGCGGTTTGGACAGATCGTTTCGCAGATGCTGCATGCGGTCGATTGTTCGGTGACGCTGATCGACAAGAAGCCGAGCCAGATCGAGCTGTCGGAACGGTTCGACACCAAGGTCTATTTCGGCGACGGGCTGCGGCTCGACCTGCTGCGCCGCGCGGGGGCCGATGACGTCAAGCTGATTGTCTATTGCATCGACGATCGCAGCGTCGATGCCGCCGCGCTGCGCCCGGTGGTCGAGGCCTTCCCCAATGCGAAGGTGCTGATGCGCGTGTTCGACCGCCGCCAGTTGATGGCGATCGACGGGGCGGGAGCGAGCGGCGCGGTGCGCGAGGTGTTCGAAAGCTCGATCGCGCTGGGGTTGATGGCGCTCGAACAGCTCGACATCGACCGGCGCGAGATCGAGGATGTCGAAGCGGCGCTGCGTCACCTCGACGAGGTGCGGCTCGATGCGCAGCTGGTCGATGGAGACCTGTCGGCGGGCATGGACCATCGTTTCCAGCCCGGGGGTAGCCGCGAGGGGACGAGCATCCTCGAGAAACTGCGCGAAACGCGCCGCGCGGCGAAGCTGGCGAAGGAAGAGGCCGAGGGTGAGCCATTCGCCTAG
- a CDS encoding iron-sulfur cluster assembly scaffold protein, with amino-acid sequence MSAPLYNRDILSLAVATAEYLPLPDARHHASLRAPLCGSRIILDLDTDGDGRVTAVGLHVEACALGQASAALLARHAKGRSLDDIRAARTAIAGWFGGTGDQPDWPGFDLLAPAKDYPARHGAILLPFDAAIAAYEAETAGA; translated from the coding sequence ATGAGCGCGCCGCTCTATAATCGCGACATTTTGTCGCTCGCGGTCGCGACCGCCGAATATCTGCCGCTGCCCGATGCGCGCCATCACGCCTCGCTGCGCGCGCCGCTCTGCGGCAGCCGGATCATCCTCGATCTCGATACCGACGGCGATGGCCGCGTGACCGCCGTGGGCCTGCATGTCGAGGCCTGCGCGCTCGGACAGGCGTCGGCGGCACTGCTCGCGCGCCATGCGAAGGGGCGAAGCCTCGACGATATCCGCGCCGCGCGGACAGCCATAGCGGGCTGGTTTGGCGGCACCGGCGACCAGCCCGACTGGCCCGGCTTCGACCTGCTGGCGCCGGCGAAGGATTATCCCGCGCGGCACGGCGCCATCCTGCTGCCCTTCGATGCGGCGATCGCGGCCTATGAGGCGGAGACCGCGGGCGCATGA
- a CDS encoding CvpA family protein, translating into MGSLTALDIVVLVLVGGGAVLGFTRGLVQEVTTLLAWVLAIVAVRLFHGMVTGLVSGWVGTQGGAAVLAFVLVFGGVFALAKWGSRAMGKRSRASLVGGFDRGLGAGFGAVKGLLIASIGFLLVTLLYDIGYGNTQRPAWMTDSRTYPALNATSAAMSKVIAERRAAAREAEANGSAKDNKDASAAGAK; encoded by the coding sequence ATGGGAAGTCTGACGGCTCTGGATATCGTCGTGCTCGTGCTGGTTGGCGGCGGCGCGGTGCTCGGTTTTACGCGCGGCCTGGTGCAGGAGGTGACGACCCTCCTCGCCTGGGTGCTGGCGATCGTCGCCGTGCGCCTGTTTCACGGCATGGTGACCGGCCTCGTCAGCGGCTGGGTCGGGACCCAGGGCGGCGCGGCGGTGCTCGCCTTCGTGCTCGTTTTCGGCGGGGTGTTCGCGCTCGCCAAATGGGGATCGCGCGCGATGGGCAAGCGCAGCCGCGCCTCGCTCGTCGGCGGGTTCGACCGCGGGCTGGGCGCGGGCTTCGGTGCCGTGAAGGGGCTGCTGATCGCTTCGATCGGCTTCCTGCTCGTCACGCTGCTGTACGACATCGGTTATGGCAATACGCAGCGCCCGGCGTGGATGACCGACAGCCGCACCTATCCGGCGCTCAATGCCACGAGCGCGGCGATGAGCAAGGTCATCGCCGAGCGCCGCGCCGCAGCGCGCGAGGCCGAGGCAAACGGCAGCGCCAAGGACAACAAGGACGCGTCCGCCGCGGGCGCGAAATGA
- the radA gene encoding DNA repair protein RadA: protein MAKAKRQYVCQNCGSATYRWQGQCADCGEWNTLVEEAGETAFSAKHDLSKGGRTIALEALDAHSIMPERMLCGIAEFDRALGGGFVAGSATLIGGDPGIGKSTLLLQAAGRLALAGKTVVYISGEEAAAQVRLRAQRLGLGKAPVQLASATSVRDILATLGGSDPDFIVIDSIQTMHSDLIEGAPGTVSQVRASAQELIRYAKDSGAALVLVGHVTKDGTIAGPRVLEHMVDTVLAFEGERSHQYRILRAVKNRFGGTDEIGVFAMGEGGLGEVANPSSLFLTDRSRDVPGSVVFPALEGTRPVLVEVQALTVRLASGATPRRAVVGWDSGRLAMVLAVLEARCGLQLGGAEVYLNIAGGYRLTDPAADLAVAAALISAFSERPVPADAIVFGELSLSGEVRPVSHDGLRLREAAKLGFSTGWGPKGMKGVGGISVTGFGRLGELVDLMLGRD from the coding sequence ATGGCCAAAGCGAAACGCCAATATGTCTGCCAGAATTGCGGCTCGGCCACCTATCGCTGGCAGGGGCAATGCGCCGATTGCGGCGAGTGGAACACGCTGGTCGAGGAAGCGGGCGAAACGGCCTTTTCGGCGAAGCACGACCTCAGCAAAGGCGGACGGACGATCGCGCTCGAGGCGCTCGACGCGCACAGCATCATGCCCGAGCGGATGCTGTGCGGCATCGCCGAGTTCGACCGCGCGCTGGGCGGCGGTTTCGTCGCGGGGTCGGCGACGCTGATCGGCGGCGATCCGGGGATCGGCAAGTCGACGCTGTTGTTGCAGGCGGCGGGGCGGCTGGCGCTGGCGGGCAAGACGGTCGTCTATATCAGCGGCGAGGAAGCCGCGGCGCAGGTGCGGCTGCGCGCGCAGCGGCTGGGGCTCGGCAAGGCGCCGGTGCAATTGGCGAGCGCGACCTCGGTGCGCGATATCCTCGCGACGCTTGGCGGAAGCGATCCCGATTTCATCGTCATCGATTCGATCCAGACGATGCACAGCGACCTGATCGAAGGCGCGCCGGGGACGGTGAGCCAGGTCCGCGCCTCGGCGCAGGAACTGATCCGCTATGCCAAGGACAGCGGCGCGGCGCTGGTGCTCGTCGGCCATGTCACCAAGGACGGGACGATCGCGGGGCCCCGCGTGCTCGAACATATGGTCGATACCGTGCTGGCGTTCGAGGGCGAGCGCAGCCATCAATATCGCATCCTGCGCGCGGTCAAGAACCGTTTCGGCGGCACCGACGAGATCGGGGTGTTCGCGATGGGCGAGGGCGGGCTGGGCGAAGTCGCCAACCCGTCGAGCCTGTTCCTGACCGACCGCAGCCGCGACGTGCCGGGGTCGGTGGTGTTCCCCGCGCTCGAAGGCACAAGGCCGGTGCTGGTCGAGGTGCAGGCGCTGACCGTGCGGCTGGCGAGCGGAGCAACGCCGCGCCGCGCGGTGGTTGGCTGGGACAGCGGGCGGCTCGCGATGGTGCTCGCGGTGCTCGAGGCGCGCTGCGGGCTGCAGCTTGGCGGGGCGGAGGTCTATCTGAATATCGCGGGCGGTTATCGGCTCACCGATCCCGCGGCCGACCTCGCGGTCGCGGCGGCGCTGATCTCGGCGTTCAGCGAGCGGCCGGTGCCCGCCGATGCGATCGTGTTCGGCGAATTGTCGCTGTCGGGCGAGGTGCGCCCGGTGTCGCACGACGGGCTGCGGTTGCGCGAGGCGGCGAAGCTCGGTTTCTCGACCGGCTGGGGTCCCAAGGGGATGAAGGGCGTCGGCGGGATTTCGGTCACCGGTTTCGGCCGATTGGGCGAACTCGTTGACCTGATGCTCGGGCGCGACTAG
- the fsa gene encoding fructose-6-phosphate aldolase — protein MKFFADTAEIADIQELAATGLLDGVTTNPSLIAKSGRDFKEVTREICALTTGPVSAEVVALDHETMMKEAEILRKIASNVCIKVPLTIDGLKTCKALTGDGTMVNVTLCFSAAQALLAAKAGATFVSPFVGRHDDNGFDGMQLISDIRLIYDNYGYETEILVASVRHGIHVLEAAKIGADVMTAPPSVIKGLFKHILTEKGIEGFLADWAKTGQSI, from the coding sequence ATGAAATTCTTCGCCGACACCGCCGAAATCGCCGACATCCAGGAACTCGCCGCGACCGGCCTGCTCGACGGGGTCACCACCAACCCCTCGCTGATCGCCAAGTCGGGCCGCGACTTCAAGGAAGTGACGCGCGAGATTTGCGCCCTCACCACCGGCCCCGTGTCGGCCGAGGTCGTCGCGCTCGACCATGAAACGATGATGAAGGAGGCCGAAATCCTCCGCAAGATCGCTTCCAACGTCTGCATCAAGGTGCCGCTGACCATCGACGGCCTCAAGACGTGCAAGGCGCTGACCGGCGACGGCACGATGGTCAATGTCACCCTCTGCTTCTCGGCGGCGCAGGCGCTGCTCGCGGCCAAGGCCGGCGCGACCTTCGTCTCGCCCTTCGTCGGCCGCCACGACGACAACGGCTTCGACGGCATGCAGCTGATTTCGGATATCCGGCTGATCTACGACAATTATGGCTATGAGACCGAAATCCTCGTCGCCAGCGTCCGCCACGGCATCCATGTTCTCGAAGCCGCCAAGATCGGCGCCGACGTGATGACCGCGCCGCCGTCGGTCATCAAGGGGCTGTTCAAGCACATCCTGACCGAAAAGGGCATCGAAGGCTTCCTCGCCGACTGGGCGAAGACCGGGCAGTCGATCTGA
- a CDS encoding enoyl-CoA hydratase-related protein, whose protein sequence is MTDTAAPAVLTQRQGHILIITINRPEARNAVNADVHVGIGTALEEAENDPEIRVVVITGAGDKSFCAGADLVALSRGGKLAPDDEAQQAWGFAGMVAHPISKPIIAAVNGFAFGGGCEIALMSDIVVAAETAQFGLPEVKVGLFAAAGGAFRIARQLPQKLAMEHLLTGDPFDAQAAHRYGFANRVVPLADLMPTAIALAEKIAANAPLSVQVSKRVALGIHEGRIASDAAAWEANTLERNQLMRSEDAREGPLAFAQKRKPEWKAR, encoded by the coding sequence ATGACCGACACCGCCGCCCCCGCCGTTCTGACGCAGCGTCAGGGCCATATCCTGATCATCACGATCAACCGGCCCGAGGCGCGCAACGCGGTCAATGCCGACGTCCATGTCGGCATCGGCACCGCACTCGAAGAGGCCGAGAACGACCCCGAGATCCGCGTCGTCGTGATCACCGGCGCGGGCGACAAGAGCTTCTGCGCCGGCGCCGACCTTGTCGCGCTGTCGCGCGGCGGCAAGCTCGCACCCGACGATGAGGCGCAACAGGCGTGGGGCTTCGCGGGCATGGTCGCGCACCCGATCTCGAAACCGATCATCGCGGCGGTCAACGGCTTCGCCTTTGGCGGCGGCTGCGAGATCGCGCTGATGAGCGACATCGTCGTCGCCGCGGAAACCGCCCAATTCGGCCTGCCCGAGGTCAAGGTCGGGCTGTTCGCCGCCGCCGGCGGCGCCTTTCGCATCGCGCGCCAGCTGCCGCAAAAGCTCGCGATGGAGCATCTGCTCACCGGTGACCCCTTCGATGCACAGGCCGCGCATCGCTATGGCTTCGCCAATCGCGTTGTCCCGCTCGCCGACCTGATGCCGACCGCCATCGCGCTCGCCGAAAAGATCGCCGCCAACGCGCCGCTGTCGGTGCAGGTGTCGAAACGCGTCGCGCTCGGCATCCACGAGGGCCGTATCGCGTCGGACGCGGCGGCGTGGGAGGCGAACACGCTCGAACGCAACCAGCTGATGCGCAGCGAGGACGCGCGCGAAGGCCCGCTCGCCTTCGCGCAGAAGCGCAAGCCCGAGTGGAAGGCACGCTAG
- a CDS encoding acetyl-CoA acetyltransferase: protein MTMTDPELIPVIIGVGQVNDRPADPDQGLDSLGLMVAALKVAAEDAGVSLTEIDSLAIVDQISFHSLGKLPEPLAAAIGATPAINYQSAAPHGDTPIRLLNEAANRIGAGEIKLAAIVGAEALRTAAGRAAKAAKGEDKSYNAIRQVATRREPNYSQLHGLSAPVDVYPLYENATRAAWGQTLTEAQDESAAIWSRFSEVAAANDGAWIRKPATPADILTVDERNRPIAFPYSKLMVANSSVNQGAGFIVTSLAEARRRGIADDRIIYVGMGAAAKEPANILHRDRYDGSVSMETSINRTLALNSMTVEDFDCVELYSCFPCVPKMARRTLGWSVDKPATVFGGLTFGGGPIANYMSHAVVSMVEKLRKEGRYGFLFANGGFATDNHCIVLGSEPIAAASFPQDFDYQAEAEEKRGPVPELVKDYAGPATIESYTVFYGRDGAPKAGVVVARTPDGQRTLAHVDVSDAAMLAFLTDGKAEPVGTAGAVVALGEDRFGWRA, encoded by the coding sequence ATGACAATGACCGATCCCGAACTTATCCCCGTCATCATCGGCGTCGGGCAGGTCAACGACCGCCCCGCCGATCCCGACCAGGGCCTCGATTCGCTTGGCCTGATGGTCGCGGCGCTGAAGGTCGCCGCCGAAGACGCGGGCGTGTCGCTGACCGAAATCGACAGCCTCGCGATCGTCGACCAGATCAGCTTCCACAGCCTCGGCAAGCTTCCCGAACCGCTCGCCGCCGCGATCGGTGCGACCCCTGCGATCAACTACCAGTCCGCCGCCCCGCACGGCGACACCCCGATCCGCCTGCTCAACGAGGCCGCGAACCGCATCGGCGCCGGCGAGATCAAACTCGCCGCGATCGTCGGTGCCGAAGCGCTGCGCACCGCCGCCGGCCGCGCCGCCAAGGCCGCGAAAGGCGAAGACAAAAGCTACAACGCGATCCGCCAGGTCGCGACCCGCCGCGAACCCAATTATTCGCAATTGCACGGGCTCTCGGCCCCGGTCGATGTCTATCCGCTCTACGAAAACGCCACCCGCGCCGCCTGGGGCCAGACGCTGACCGAGGCACAGGACGAAAGCGCCGCGATCTGGTCGCGTTTTTCCGAAGTCGCCGCCGCCAACGATGGCGCGTGGATCCGCAAGCCCGCGACGCCGGCAGACATCCTGACCGTCGACGAGCGCAACCGCCCGATCGCCTTTCCCTATTCGAAGCTGATGGTCGCCAATTCGTCGGTGAATCAGGGTGCGGGCTTCATCGTCACCAGCCTCGCCGAGGCGCGGCGCCGCGGCATCGCCGACGACCGGATCATTTACGTGGGCATGGGCGCCGCCGCAAAGGAGCCCGCCAACATCCTCCACCGCGACCGCTACGACGGCAGCGTCAGCATGGAAACGAGCATCAACCGCACGCTCGCGCTCAACAGCATGACCGTCGAGGATTTCGATTGCGTCGAACTCTACAGCTGCTTCCCCTGCGTGCCCAAGATGGCGCGGCGTACGCTCGGCTGGTCGGTCGACAAGCCCGCGACCGTTTTCGGCGGCCTGACCTTCGGCGGCGGCCCGATCGCCAATTACATGAGCCACGCGGTGGTCTCGATGGTCGAAAAGCTGCGCAAGGAGGGCCGCTACGGCTTCCTGTTCGCCAATGGCGGCTTCGCGACCGACAATCATTGCATCGTCCTCGGCAGCGAACCGATCGCCGCCGCCAGCTTCCCGCAGGATTTCGACTATCAGGCCGAAGCCGAGGAAAAGCGCGGCCCCGTCCCCGAACTGGTCAAGGACTATGCGGGGCCGGCGACGATCGAAAGCTACACCGTCTTCTATGGCCGCGACGGCGCGCCGAAAGCCGGCGTGGTGGTGGCGCGCACGCCCGATGGCCAGCGCACGCTGGCGCATGTCGATGTCAGCGATGCCGCGATGCTGGCGTTCCTGACCGACGGCAAGGCCGAGCCGGTCGGCACGGCGGGCGCGGTCGTGGCGCTGGGCGAGGATCGCTTCGGCTGGCGCGCATAA
- a CDS encoding YwqG family protein, with protein sequence MKRLLLPAALAAATMFGCTPAIPAEPTMQELLRDPAVSEFAAWQAKHSLPAIELEPAGPAPATAGGTRIGGPVWLAAGEAWPADPEGRPMSFLAQVDFAELPPLPDYPTSGVLQFFLARDDLYGANFEKPEAGKFRVIWREKMDGPGQLHSGRPAGDRGIDDYSPLYDAAVARGVALKPKRTDQIPSVESWLAERDLATLLNDRAKSDRIYAFADKQIELATHGHHVGGHPGFTQSDWRADKRYQDVDRVLLNLWSDDHIMWGDSGQGQFMIRREDLLKRDFSKIFYQWDCY encoded by the coding sequence ATGAAAAGGCTCCTGCTCCCTGCGGCCCTCGCAGCCGCGACGATGTTCGGCTGCACACCGGCGATACCCGCCGAGCCGACGATGCAGGAATTGCTACGCGATCCGGCGGTGTCCGAATTTGCCGCCTGGCAGGCAAAACACAGCCTCCCCGCGATCGAACTCGAGCCGGCGGGTCCGGCCCCCGCCACGGCGGGGGGCACACGCATCGGCGGCCCGGTCTGGCTGGCGGCCGGCGAAGCGTGGCCCGCCGACCCCGAAGGACGACCGATGTCCTTCCTGGCGCAGGTCGATTTTGCCGAACTGCCGCCGCTGCCCGACTATCCGACCAGCGGCGTGCTGCAATTCTTCCTCGCCCGCGACGACCTGTATGGCGCGAATTTCGAGAAGCCCGAGGCCGGCAAGTTTCGTGTCATCTGGCGCGAAAAAATGGACGGCCCCGGCCAGTTGCACAGCGGACGGCCAGCGGGCGACCGCGGGATCGACGATTATTCCCCGCTCTACGACGCCGCCGTCGCGCGAGGCGTCGCGCTGAAGCCGAAACGGACCGACCAGATACCCTCGGTCGAATCCTGGCTCGCCGAACGCGACCTCGCCACGCTGCTCAACGACCGCGCCAAGAGCGACCGCATCTATGCCTTCGCCGACAAGCAGATCGAACTGGCGACCCATGGCCACCATGTCGGCGGCCACCCCGGCTTTACCCAGTCCGACTGGCGCGCGGACAAGCGCTATCAGGACGTCGACCGCGTCCTCCTCAACCTGTGGAGCGACGACCACATCATGTGGGGCGACTCCGGGCAGGGCCAGTTCATGATCCGGCGCGAAGACCTGCTCAAGCGCGACTTCAGCAAGATCTTCTACCAGTGGGACTGCTACTGA